A window of Calditrichia bacterium contains these coding sequences:
- a CDS encoding ATP-grasp domain-containing protein, which produces MSNNHRPITILCIACYFKGEEFLRECKRQGCRVLLLTAKSLEHENWPRESIDEIFYMDEPDYEWDIENMIKGVSFMARTEHIDRIVPMDDFDLEKAAALREHLRVPGMGDTRTRYFRDKLSMRKKAHEDGILVPPFEHVLNHERVNQYLAAVPGPWVIKPRMQASAVGIKKAFNAQEFWDFVNTLGDEQSHYLVEQFIPGEVYHVDAIMVDGQVLFNRVSKYMATPWEVTHEGGIFRSHTVLHGSADEVELNRLNRELLNSLGLIRGVSHTEYIKAKSDGRFYFLETSARVGGAHLAEMVEASSGINLWREWARLESLPNGKMYELPTVRNDYGGIITTLAKQEHPDTTAYSDPEVVWRMNRHHHAGLIIQSDKYERIIELLDQYAFRFDSDFHTKMPAPERPTS; this is translated from the coding sequence ATGTCAAATAATCATAGACCCATCACTATTTTGTGCATTGCCTGTTACTTTAAAGGCGAGGAGTTTTTGCGGGAATGCAAACGGCAGGGTTGCCGGGTGTTGTTGCTCACGGCAAAATCGTTGGAGCACGAAAACTGGCCCCGCGAAAGCATCGATGAAATTTTTTACATGGACGAACCGGATTACGAATGGGATATCGAAAACATGATCAAAGGCGTCAGTTTTATGGCGCGCACTGAACATATCGACCGCATCGTTCCGATGGACGATTTTGATCTGGAAAAAGCAGCTGCGCTCCGCGAGCATTTGCGCGTTCCGGGCATGGGCGATACCCGCACCCGCTATTTCCGCGATAAGCTTTCCATGCGCAAAAAAGCCCACGAAGACGGCATTCTGGTGCCGCCGTTTGAGCATGTGCTGAATCATGAGCGGGTTAACCAATATCTTGCCGCCGTTCCGGGACCGTGGGTGATCAAGCCCCGGATGCAGGCGTCGGCTGTGGGTATCAAAAAAGCGTTCAATGCGCAGGAATTCTGGGATTTTGTAAACACACTCGGCGATGAGCAATCGCACTATCTCGTTGAGCAATTTATTCCCGGCGAAGTGTATCACGTGGATGCCATTATGGTGGATGGCCAGGTGTTGTTCAATCGCGTAAGCAAATATATGGCAACGCCGTGGGAAGTTACCCACGAAGGCGGCATATTCCGCAGCCACACCGTTCTGCACGGCTCCGCCGACGAAGTTGAACTGAACCGGCTCAATCGCGAACTGCTCAACTCGTTGGGATTGATTCGCGGGGTTTCGCACACGGAATACATCAAAGCAAAATCGGACGGACGGTTTTATTTTCTGGAAACATCCGCACGGGTCGGTGGGGCGCATCTCGCGGAGATGGTTGAGGCATCCAGCGGCATCAATTTGTGGCGGGAGTGGGCACGGCTGGAATCGTTGCCAAACGGAAAAATGTATGAATTACCAACAGTTCGCAACGATTACGGCGGAATAATTACCACGCTGGCAAAACAGGAGCATCCGGATACAACGGCATATAGCGATCCGGAAGTGGTTTGGCGCATGAACCGGCACCATCATGCGGGGCTGATTATTCAATCCGACAAATACGAAAGAATCATCGAATTGCTCGATCAATACGCATTCCGGTTCGATAGCGATTTCCACACAAAAATGCCGGCGCCGGAACGCCCGACATCGTAA
- the ppk2 gene encoding polyphosphate kinase 2 has protein sequence MVEIDGETIEYDQLIREYKSLKDNAITNKKLYRKAVSKYLQEKELKPYQAELIKMQQTLEKTGQKMIILFEGRDAAGKGGTIRRVTRYMNEKHYRVVALGRPTEEQKTQWFFQRYVAEFPHGGEIVLFDRSWYNRAMVEPVFGFCTDEEYENFMHGVIGFEKDLVRQGTILIKLYFSVTKDEQKRRFERRKNDKLRQWKLSEVDLQAQDRWDDFTEMKYRMLKRTSTVECPWTIIRSDNKHKARLNAMKVILNVVNYERLDNKLNFVPDAKVVISGARELELMESQRLRSGKFTG, from the coding sequence ATGGTGGAAATTGACGGGGAAACCATCGAATATGATCAACTGATCCGCGAATACAAATCCCTGAAAGACAACGCCATCACCAACAAAAAACTGTATCGAAAAGCAGTAAGTAAGTATCTTCAGGAAAAGGAGCTTAAGCCCTATCAAGCGGAGCTGATCAAAATGCAGCAAACGCTGGAAAAAACCGGACAGAAAATGATTATCCTGTTCGAAGGGCGAGACGCAGCCGGAAAAGGCGGCACCATTCGCAGGGTAACCCGTTATATGAATGAAAAGCATTATCGCGTTGTCGCGTTGGGCAGACCCACCGAGGAGCAAAAAACCCAGTGGTTTTTCCAGCGATATGTTGCGGAATTCCCGCACGGCGGCGAAATTGTGTTGTTCGACCGGAGCTGGTATAACCGCGCAATGGTGGAGCCGGTTTTCGGTTTTTGCACTGATGAAGAATATGAAAATTTCATGCACGGGGTGATCGGTTTTGAGAAAGATTTGGTTCGCCAGGGCACAATCCTCATCAAATTATATTTCAGCGTTACCAAAGATGAGCAAAAACGCCGGTTTGAACGCCGGAAAAACGACAAGCTTCGCCAATGGAAACTCAGCGAAGTGGATTTGCAGGCGCAAGATCGCTGGGACGATTTCACTGAAATGAAATATCGCATGCTCAAACGCACCAGCACCGTGGAATGCCCGTGGACGATCATCCGTTCGGATAACAAACACAAAGCCCGTCTAAACGCCATGAAAGTGATTTTAAACGTGGTGAATTACGAACGGCTGGATAACAAACTGAATTTTGTGCCGGATGCCAAAGTGGTGATTTCCGGTGCTCGGGAACTGGAACTCATGGAATCGCAGCGGTTGCGCAGCGGCAAATTCACCGGATAA
- a CDS encoding membrane dipeptidase, with product MEWIFDLHCDMTGYLAYVNKLDPMNEDDIGCAIPHLQRGNVRLQVMAIFSPPKPQKKDPRDKQVKMYRRMLKEFKAYLEPLLDNSGKPDFTWRERIKVISSIENATVFCKENESLDNGFANLEQMIKDCGKPLYIGFTHWSENRFGGGNDCHIGLKPDGEKLLDYLDGRKIAVDFAHASDELAHGILNYIDKKGLDIRVIASHSNFRPVCDHERNLPDELAKAVIERKGLIGMNFMRPYIDIAEPERITDHILYGLEIGAGDALAFGADFFYEKPLLEGTDRESVYFPEHNNAGKFPQILDNLRPFLSTDELEKLCWKNAETFIRDLLS from the coding sequence ATGGAATGGATCTTCGATCTTCATTGCGATATGACGGGATATTTGGCTTACGTTAACAAGCTGGACCCGATGAACGAAGACGACATTGGTTGCGCCATTCCCCATTTGCAGCGCGGCAATGTGCGGTTGCAAGTGATGGCTATATTTTCTCCGCCCAAACCGCAAAAAAAAGATCCGCGAGATAAACAGGTTAAAATGTATCGCAGGATGTTGAAGGAATTCAAAGCATACCTGGAGCCGCTGCTGGACAATTCCGGAAAACCGGATTTTACCTGGCGTGAGCGCATCAAGGTCATCAGTTCTATCGAAAACGCAACGGTATTTTGCAAAGAAAATGAATCGCTGGATAACGGTTTCGCAAATTTGGAGCAAATGATAAAAGATTGCGGGAAACCGCTTTACATCGGTTTTACCCATTGGAGCGAAAACCGTTTTGGCGGTGGAAACGATTGTCATATCGGGCTAAAACCGGATGGCGAAAAACTGCTGGATTATCTCGACGGACGAAAAATCGCGGTCGATTTTGCCCATGCCAGTGACGAACTGGCGCACGGCATTTTGAATTACATCGACAAAAAAGGACTGGACATCCGGGTGATTGCCAGCCACTCCAATTTCCGTCCGGTTTGCGATCACGAACGTAATTTGCCTGACGAGTTGGCGAAAGCTGTCATCGAACGAAAAGGGCTGATCGGGATGAATTTTATGCGCCCCTACATCGACATTGCCGAGCCGGAGCGAATCACCGATCACATTTTATACGGATTAGAAATCGGCGCAGGCGATGCGCTGGCGTTCGGTGCGGATTTCTTTTACGAAAAACCGCTGCTGGAAGGCACGGATCGCGAAAGCGTTTACTTTCCCGAACACAACAACGCCGGGAAATTCCCGCAAATTCTCGATAATCTGCGACCGTTTTTAAGCACTGATGAACTTGAGAAATTGTGCTGGAAAAATGCGGAAACATTTATCCGCGATTTGCTCAGCTGA
- a CDS encoding sigma-70 family RNA polymerase sigma factor, with protein MNGLLDKNACSNSSFLIIYARSFCSGALNKLPIDTFLSQMNHYNEKEVVQKILDNDPKAIEIIIDVYLERIRQIVFHKLGRSNEKIEDIKDMSMEIVWEVIVKIQSGNFDHEKGTLSQYIYGIINNTCKNYFKQQKRLQVKRFSDHITMEDQDPNQNLDNILSMLHFKDAQLSERDREIANIIEHALRQLDEKHRKLVYLKYFKKMSYEEIGVSENIEIKKVKSRLFEARKRLESLISNLLNRFPNI; from the coding sequence TTGAACGGACTTTTAGATAAAAATGCCTGCTCCAACTCAAGCTTTCTCATTATTTACGCTCGCTCGTTTTGTTCCGGAGCTTTAAATAAACTACCCATAGATACTTTTTTAAGCCAAATGAACCATTACAACGAGAAAGAAGTCGTTCAAAAAATTTTAGATAATGATCCCAAAGCGATTGAGATCATTATCGATGTTTATTTGGAACGAATTCGCCAGATTGTTTTTCACAAGCTGGGACGTTCCAATGAAAAAATTGAAGATATAAAAGACATGTCAATGGAAATCGTATGGGAAGTTATTGTAAAAATTCAATCCGGTAATTTTGATCACGAAAAGGGCACGCTTTCCCAATACATTTATGGCATTATCAACAACACTTGCAAAAATTATTTCAAACAGCAAAAGCGGCTGCAAGTGAAACGGTTCAGTGATCACATTACGATGGAAGATCAGGACCCCAATCAAAATCTCGACAACATTTTGAGTATGCTTCATTTTAAAGATGCCCAACTGAGCGAGCGCGATAGAGAAATTGCAAATATCATCGAGCACGCACTCCGGCAATTGGATGAAAAGCATCGAAAATTGGTATATTTGAAATATTTTAAAAAAATGTCCTATGAAGAAATCGGGGTTTCAGAGAACATTGAGATTAAAAAAGTTAAGAGCCGGCTTTTTGAAGCACGGAAGCGTTTAGAATCGCTTATTTCAAATTTATTAAACAGATTTCCAAACATTTAA
- a CDS encoding T9SS type A sorting domain-containing protein produces the protein MHLEKYFSGELSQSDLAEFELHLIECPECFEKFRNASNFCRVVDERGSEIFREFLDEKEFDKHISIEKDAGNSRIWFSLAAAVVLLLVTISVFFFAFPDQKLAGEAFEPNPYLEELVSLETGAYRSIEVFNLRAPKKDQVFESGEEIVFSWNGQSNSGFSLKILNNDGKQIVKFQTPGTEFQYANTLTAGLYYWKVEAGSNILMNRFYVK, from the coding sequence ATGCATTTGGAAAAGTATTTTTCCGGTGAGTTGTCCCAATCCGATTTAGCTGAATTCGAACTACATTTAATAGAATGCCCGGAATGTTTCGAAAAATTCCGAAATGCATCGAACTTTTGCAGGGTTGTGGACGAACGTGGCAGCGAAATATTCAGGGAGTTTCTTGACGAAAAGGAGTTTGATAAACATATATCGATTGAGAAAGATGCCGGCAATTCCCGAATCTGGTTTTCGTTGGCAGCCGCTGTAGTATTGTTATTGGTAACAATATCAGTTTTCTTTTTTGCGTTTCCCGATCAGAAATTGGCTGGCGAGGCATTCGAGCCAAATCCTTATTTGGAAGAGCTGGTTAGTCTGGAAACTGGTGCGTATCGATCGATTGAGGTTTTTAATCTTAGAGCGCCCAAAAAAGATCAGGTTTTCGAATCCGGAGAAGAAATTGTTTTCTCATGGAATGGGCAATCAAATTCCGGTTTTTCATTAAAAATTCTGAATAACGATGGCAAACAAATCGTAAAATTTCAGACACCGGGAACCGAATTTCAATACGCAAATACCCTCACAGCCGGATTATATTATTGGAAAGTTGAAGCCGGCTCAAATATTTTGATGAACAGGTTTTACGTCAAATAG
- a CDS encoding TetR/AcrR family transcriptional regulator, protein MAIAVKNNLRRQILDATRELLVERGLTQLSVRMIASAVGCSVGTIYTYFENKDILIHSLIEEGFDRLVESQTSIAEAVTDPMERLKALCRNYVRFGLNNPEYYEIMYHLNPERMARYPAEKYRKARRSLEVLARALEDGSNTGNMQVHEPYLGAHIIWSMLHGLVTLIQFQRVDVKIDQDELIEQAIQQSVLIKTV, encoded by the coding sequence ATGGCTATTGCTGTCAAAAATAATTTGCGTCGACAAATTCTGGATGCGACCCGGGAGTTGTTGGTAGAACGCGGCTTAACACAACTTTCTGTCAGAATGATCGCCAGTGCGGTTGGTTGCAGTGTCGGAACGATTTATACTTATTTCGAAAATAAGGATATTTTGATCCATTCACTGATCGAAGAAGGGTTCGACAGGCTGGTAGAATCACAGACGTCTATCGCTGAGGCAGTAACAGACCCGATGGAGCGGTTGAAGGCATTATGCCGGAATTATGTCCGTTTTGGGTTAAATAATCCCGAATATTACGAAATTATGTATCATTTGAACCCGGAACGGATGGCGCGATACCCGGCTGAAAAATATCGTAAAGCGCGGCGAAGTCTGGAAGTGTTGGCACGTGCATTGGAAGACGGCAGCAATACCGGAAATATGCAGGTTCACGAGCCATATCTTGGGGCTCATATTATTTGGTCGATGTTGCACGGTTTGGTAACGCTGATCCAGTTTCAGCGGGTTGATGTAAAAATAGATCAGGATGAGTTGATTGAGCAGGCGATCCAGCAATCCGTTTTAATTAAAACGGTGTAA
- a CDS encoding 3-hydroxyacyl-CoA dehydrogenase/enoyl-CoA hydratase family protein has translation MPATGGFLPFRKAAVLGAGVMGAQIAAHLANAGLQVVLLDIPAKEGNKNSVVESAFAKIKKLKPAPFANKSAIDRIQLGNFDEHLHLLKDVEWVIEAVIEYLPIKQQLMAKVEAAVGKNAIIATNTSGLPIAQIAEGRSEDFRKRFLGTHFFNPPRYMKLLELIPTPDTNPEILAKIEWFGRVHLGKSIVIAKDTPNFIANRVGVYATMQAMRYFTDGDYSIEEIDALTGPLIGHPKSATFRTADVVGLDTLKYVADNLYEALPNEKNREKLKSPELLGKMVENKILGQKSGAGFYKKAGKNILSINKNTYQYEPAQAMDLGDLEAFRNAGKLPDRIRALYNDSGRAGTFTRETLLDLMGYCANCVPEIADNPADIDKAIRWGFVWDMGPFETWDALGFDRVLADMQEHGIDIPDWVKDMQKNGAKSFYRSENGGLAAYVPGSGYIAEPVFSDEIHIPQILSGKNNIVFERKEAALLDMGDGVALYEFRSKANSLGTDVVQGILQAIGTVEKGNFRGLVIGNEGKNFSVGANLGEAAFALQAGKFDLVEGAVVGFQEMIKAIRYARKPVVTALHGMALGGACEIAMASTNVVAALETYIGLVELGAGLIPAGCGTTHMAAWAANRAANEFPSQVQEFVAKAFENIATAKVATSAFEAIEMGYLGAQTRVVMHADRRLFVAKEEVLRLANQGYAPPPVRQIYVLGADGRAALETAAYLMQQAHFATEYDRYLANRLAWIMTGGDITMPATVDEQYLYDLEREVFLELLQQKKTHERIHSILTTNKPLRN, from the coding sequence ATGCCAGCAACGGGTGGATTTTTACCCTTTCGCAAAGCGGCGGTTTTAGGCGCAGGTGTGATGGGTGCGCAGATTGCCGCACATCTGGCAAATGCCGGTTTGCAAGTTGTTTTACTGGATATTCCCGCCAAAGAGGGCAACAAAAACAGCGTTGTTGAAAGCGCTTTTGCAAAAATCAAAAAACTGAAACCGGCGCCGTTTGCAAATAAAAGTGCAATCGACCGGATTCAACTGGGAAATTTTGATGAACATTTACATTTGTTAAAAGATGTTGAATGGGTGATCGAAGCGGTTATTGAATATTTGCCAATCAAACAACAGTTGATGGCAAAAGTGGAAGCCGCCGTCGGCAAAAATGCAATTATTGCCACCAATACCAGCGGTCTGCCGATCGCCCAAATTGCAGAAGGCAGATCCGAAGATTTCCGCAAAAGATTTTTGGGTACCCACTTTTTTAACCCGCCCCGCTATATGAAATTACTCGAATTGATTCCCACACCGGATACGAATCCGGAGATTCTCGCTAAAATCGAGTGGTTTGGTCGGGTGCATTTGGGAAAAAGTATTGTCATTGCGAAAGATACGCCAAATTTTATCGCAAACCGGGTTGGTGTTTACGCAACCATGCAAGCGATGCGGTATTTTACTGATGGCGATTATTCGATCGAAGAAATCGATGCGCTGACCGGGCCGCTCATTGGACACCCGAAATCTGCAACGTTCCGTACGGCGGATGTCGTCGGTTTGGACACGCTGAAATATGTTGCCGATAACCTTTACGAAGCACTGCCCAATGAGAAAAATCGGGAAAAATTGAAATCGCCGGAATTGCTCGGCAAAATGGTTGAAAACAAAATTCTGGGACAAAAATCCGGTGCCGGATTTTACAAAAAAGCCGGCAAAAACATTCTTTCGATCAATAAAAATACTTATCAATATGAGCCGGCCCAAGCGATGGATTTAGGCGATTTGGAAGCCTTTCGCAATGCCGGAAAATTGCCGGATCGCATTCGGGCGCTGTACAATGATTCGGGTCGCGCCGGAACATTCACCCGCGAAACACTGCTGGATTTGATGGGTTATTGCGCCAATTGCGTGCCGGAAATCGCGGACAATCCCGCTGATATCGACAAAGCGATTCGCTGGGGTTTTGTCTGGGATATGGGTCCGTTCGAAACATGGGACGCTCTCGGATTTGACAGAGTGCTTGCAGATATGCAAGAGCACGGCATCGATATTCCCGATTGGGTGAAAGATATGCAAAAAAATGGTGCGAAATCTTTCTATCGTTCGGAAAACGGTGGTTTGGCAGCATATGTTCCGGGCAGCGGATACATTGCGGAACCGGTATTTTCCGATGAAATTCATATTCCCCAAATCCTTTCCGGTAAAAATAATATTGTGTTCGAACGCAAGGAAGCCGCGCTGCTGGACATGGGCGATGGTGTTGCATTGTATGAATTTCGCTCCAAAGCAAACTCTCTGGGCACGGACGTTGTGCAGGGCATTTTGCAAGCCATCGGGACAGTGGAAAAAGGCAATTTCCGCGGATTGGTAATCGGCAACGAAGGCAAAAATTTCTCGGTTGGCGCCAATCTCGGCGAAGCTGCATTTGCGTTACAAGCCGGTAAATTTGATCTGGTGGAAGGTGCAGTTGTCGGATTTCAGGAGATGATTAAAGCGATCAGATACGCCCGTAAACCGGTGGTGACCGCGTTGCACGGCATGGCGCTCGGCGGTGCCTGCGAAATCGCGATGGCCAGCACCAACGTGGTAGCCGCGCTGGAAACATATATCGGGTTGGTGGAACTCGGCGCCGGATTGATTCCGGCCGGTTGCGGCACAACCCACATGGCAGCATGGGCCGCCAATCGCGCCGCAAACGAATTCCCGAGCCAGGTGCAGGAATTTGTGGCGAAAGCATTTGAAAATATCGCCACGGCAAAAGTGGCAACCAGTGCGTTCGAAGCGATCGAAATGGGTTATCTCGGTGCGCAAACGCGAGTTGTTATGCATGCGGATCGCCGGTTGTTTGTGGCAAAAGAGGAAGTGCTGCGGCTCGCCAATCAGGGATACGCACCGCCACCGGTTCGCCAGATTTATGTGCTAGGTGCAGATGGACGCGCTGCGCTGGAAACCGCTGCATATCTGATGCAGCAGGCGCATTTCGCAACGGAATACGATCGCTATCTCGCCAATCGATTGGCGTGGATTATGACCGGCGGCGACATCACCATGCCTGCCACAGTGGACGAACAATATCTCTACGATCTCGAACGCGAAGTGTTTTTGGAGCTGCTACAACAGAAAAAAACGCATGAGCGAATTCACAGCATTCTAACCACAAACAAGCCGTTACGAAACTGA
- a CDS encoding acetyl-CoA C-acyltransferase, producing the protein MTNNAYIVSSVRTAVGKAKRGTLAATRPEEMGAVAVNGAIEKVKGLQPEMIDDVLIGCAMPEGSQGLNMGRLIAQKAGLPDEVPAATINRFCSSGLQTIVMGAQAIMAGHSNVVVAGGAESMSMVPMTGYHFSPDPELLAKDPDVYISMGITAENVAQRFNISREDQDHFALKSHQKAADAISSGRFRDEIVPMHVKAAMYQNGKVVKMETEFNVDEGPRMDSTYEALARLRPAFKMNGTVTAGNASQMSDGAAASVVMSGQMVEELGLQPMAKLVGYAVAGVAPEVMGIGPIKSIPKALKQSGLSLKDIGLIELNEAFASQSLAIIRELGIDESIVNVNGGAIALGHPLGCTGAKLTASLLHEMQRRGVRYGIVTMCIGGGMGATGIFENLMH; encoded by the coding sequence ATGACAAACAACGCATACATTGTGAGCAGCGTGCGAACTGCAGTCGGCAAAGCCAAACGCGGAACGCTGGCTGCCACCCGACCGGAAGAAATGGGCGCAGTTGCGGTTAACGGCGCCATCGAAAAAGTTAAGGGGTTGCAGCCGGAAATGATCGACGATGTGCTGATCGGTTGCGCCATGCCGGAAGGTTCGCAAGGGCTGAATATGGGGCGACTGATCGCCCAAAAAGCCGGGCTGCCGGACGAAGTGCCCGCCGCAACCATCAACCGGTTTTGCAGCTCCGGGTTGCAAACGATTGTGATGGGTGCGCAGGCAATTATGGCCGGACACTCGAATGTTGTTGTGGCCGGCGGTGCAGAATCAATGAGCATGGTGCCGATGACCGGATATCATTTTTCCCCCGATCCCGAATTGCTGGCGAAAGACCCGGATGTCTACATTTCAATGGGAATAACCGCGGAAAACGTGGCACAGCGATTCAATATTTCCCGAGAAGATCAGGATCATTTCGCGCTGAAATCGCACCAAAAAGCGGCGGATGCGATTTCGTCCGGGCGTTTCCGGGATGAAATTGTGCCGATGCATGTGAAAGCTGCGATGTATCAAAATGGCAAAGTTGTCAAAATGGAAACCGAGTTCAACGTTGACGAAGGTCCGCGGATGGATTCGACATACGAAGCGCTGGCGCGATTGCGTCCCGCATTCAAAATGAACGGAACGGTGACCGCCGGAAACGCATCGCAAATGTCCGATGGCGCTGCAGCATCGGTGGTGATGAGCGGTCAAATGGTTGAGGAATTGGGTTTGCAGCCGATGGCGAAACTGGTCGGTTACGCGGTCGCCGGTGTTGCGCCGGAAGTGATGGGCATCGGTCCGATCAAATCGATTCCGAAGGCGCTGAAGCAATCCGGTTTGTCGCTGAAAGATATTGGTTTAATTGAACTTAACGAAGCTTTTGCATCGCAATCGCTGGCGATTATTCGCGAACTTGGCATCGATGAATCCATCGTAAATGTGAACGGCGGCGCGATTGCACTCGGGCATCCGCTTGGCTGCACCGGTGCAAAATTAACGGCATCGCTGCTGCACGAAATGCAGCGTCGCGGTGTTCGCTACGGTATCGTTACGATGTGCATCGGCGGCGGCATGGGCGCAACCGGCATTTTCGAAAATCTGATGCATTAA